The DNA segment ATCAAAAGAATATATGTCGCCATCAATAAGGGCCAAGTACAGTACAATGCCACAAGAGTTTCTCAAAGGAATTTTTTGGACATCAACCCGAAGGAAGAATGAAAACTGAAAagcaaagggaaaaaaaatagaaCATTCTTCACCTATCAACAAAACGATATTGAAAAAGACAATTAAAAGAACAATTACATCTCAATCGGTCAAGAAAGGGCAATGGGTTTCGTAAGCTCTTTGCTAACTCTTACCTAGATTTCTTCGTGATAGTTGATGTCCGGAACTTGGCATCTTCGTAGACGAAGCTCCACCAGAGATATGCAAGAGGGATGTTGGTGGCATGCCACAGTGCATGGGAATCGACGTAACCCTTGTAAGGTGGAAAGTCATACAGCTCCAGAAGAATAGCCATGGCACCACCAACGACAACCGCCCATATCTTGAAGCGCGATGGATGATGAGTTATCCCGGCCCAGACTGCCCAGAAGAGCACCTGAGCAATGCCCATGGTGATGCAAACTTTCACGTTAAGACCTGCAGAACAGGTAGTGCCAGTTTCAGGCTATTCCCACCTAATAAATTTATGATGAACAAGCTGTCTATCAGATCTAGCAGTCAAAGTTATCAAGTCTCTGCATGGAAAACTAAAGTTTGCATCCCAATTTGCGGCAGAAGATTTCTGAAGAACCACTTAGGAATCACTTTGATACTGGCCATATTGCACCAAGGAACTTGACGATCTCAAAAAGcacaaaaattataaataattagagAAACAGGTTCTGGAGGCCTACATGTACAAGGAAAAGTAGCAAACCATCTGCAGGAATCTCACAGGAATTTTCTCCATACGTCTACTATTGTTGTTATTGCAACTATAGAAGAGTATCTAGTAACAGATGAGCACTCACCGTAGTCCAGTTCATAGAAGTTGAGATATAGGATATGTGTCGTCAGAAAGGCCAACAGGGGGGCAGCAACCATTACTCTTGAAGCCTCATTCTTCACATTAAATGTTCGCAGTACAGCCAGAATGAGGGAGAACCCAAGTAAAGCCACGGATGATGAATAATCCAGCTTCTCTGTCAAATCAAAACCTCTGCAGAAAAGATCAACCAAAAGCAGTCAACAACAAAACAATGATACAGGGATcctattattttgtttttatcaagACAATGGGGGGAAAACATGATACACATACCGAGTATGAAATATGGCACCCCAGAACCAGGCATTCATGGATAACAGCCCATATATATGCCACAAGCAAGTGAACTCATAGTATGTCTTCCCACTGTGGGGCCTAAGGGGGAGCTTGTAATATGCTAGAAGGAAAAAAGACAACCATCCATTAAACTGGACGACAAGAGTTAATGCAGAGAGGATAGCAGAAACAGGCTCCTGAAAAGAAACAGCATTCAACTTGTTACAGACAAGCcatgaaaaagacaaaaaaaagattTGTAACATCAGTTGCACTTTGATGGATGGAATTCAATTCAGCATTGAACGAACGGCTCACCTGAAGCACAGAAGATCGCTTAAAAGGCCATTTACCATGATACTTAACAGGTTTGAGACCAAGtgcctccctttctttttcttgttgcatCATACAAAAGTATTGACAGTCGCTCCTACAATTCCACTGTTTCCACTGAACATATAGTGGCTCTTGCATATACCACGGACTGTCAACAAGTACACCGTCAGACAGAAACTGGCAGTGCTGAATTGAGCTGGCTCCAACAGATCCTTTCTTTTCACATTGTTCGATACATTCTCTGAAATAAAGAAATGtcaaaaattcaagaaaatagaATCTTATTTTCTCATATGTTTAATCAGAAAGTGATATCAGAAAAGATTACATCTAAAACATAAAAGGCAAAGAATCAAGTCCAAGCTCTTTCaacatttttaagcattcatATATGCAACCATGTGAAAACATAAAATGGTCAAAGATTTGAAGAAACTCAATAGATTAGACACTATGCCAGTCAACGTCCATTGGCAATAGTAGGCCATTTTAACAGGAGATATGTTAATTTTGAACCCATTTGGCTCAGCTTCAAATGAATGCCTTGTTACCTAAAATGGAGCTTCCTGTGGATTTCAGTTGTTCATCATTGACACCCTGGATTTCTGGGGATGTGGGAGGGGCATTATTGCTGGCATCATGTCTACATCTAGAATAACCTAAGCGAAAAGTATCATTAGCAACTACAAGGTGTATTCATGTCAATAACTAAAATTGCATCTCTGTAGGAACGATCTATTCACGTTATTGGTGACCAAGTAACTGATGATTAATGTCAAGAAACAAGACGCATAAGACTCTTTCAAAGGATTGTGTTTTTGATGATTTATACACCAACACCCGACAACTGATATCCATGGTTCTCCACAGAATTAGAACACAATTTTTTGGCATGGTTACAACATCGTTAGTATTATTTGTCAACCAATTTTCTAAAGTGGTTCCAGAGTTGGCATATCCTACTTTCttgtttaatataataaaattaacaaATAAAACTTGTTGGGAATTTGTTCTCCTCTGTGCATTATAGTCTCTCTGCTCCACCCAATTTGCCAACATTCTTCCCATTTTACCTAGGTACTATGTTAGTCCCCTTTATCAGCATTTATTTCTCAAATTAGTTTCATTAGTAATTAAAAAATCAATATTGCATTCATTTCTCAAAGACTTTACTGTTGTCTTCTATGACAAAAACAACAGCATTGAGTACAATTTTCATATTCTGTTACTGCAATTGTTTTCATCATTTGTATCATTAGTGTTATTATTGCCATTGTCCTTATCATCAAAGTAATCACTAGCAAAATCATAATTAAAGACTTTCTACTCAAGACCATCACATAAAATGTTAGATCTCATCAACTTAGTATCAAGTGATATGAACAGGAAAAGCCTACAAttcaaaagagaaaacaaaagggGACCCAGTGGATCATACTCTGCCAACATGGACTTTGAAGAGGGCCAATATACATAACCCTACCCTTGAAAGAAAAATGGGTATTTCCTCGGTCACCCAGATCACAGAGGAGAAAAATTATGGTAGCATCATATAATTCAAAACAAATGGTATGAATGAAAATTGAACAAGCTTGGTGCTAATTGACTTTTTCTTGTAAAAGTTTTTGAACCATGGTTTGATCCTTTTTACCTTTTGAAGTTTAATTAGAGATCAGGTTTAATAACTACGCAGCTAAATAATGTCAAGTCCAAAAAAATCCCATTACTTCCTTTCCGTAAATAAGGGCTTATGACGATTGACCTATCATTTTATGTGATCTTGTCTTTCTTCCCCTCTTTCCCAACCCTGAGCCTCATTGTGAATTGTGCCATTACCAACTTGTTGAAGGTTCCCTGATGACCATTTTCATCATGTGGTCATGGACTCTTAGTCAGCTTCCACCATCTCGAGAAGTGTTTTCACCCAAGGAACTTCTAGACTAACTCCAAAAATAATGTCCATCGTTAATTATTAGTTGcaccacttttgactcaaaagtacttcaaatatatttttctttagctTTCTTAGAAGCAACAAAAGAATATGATAATATTCTGCAATAAGTGCCTAAAGGAGACAAGTTGCACAACCTAAACTCAATTAGACACAGTTGAATTAATGCTAGTCAAATTCAATACTAATGAGATTAGGCTGCATCATCAGCTGAAAATTGCATCCAATCCTTTCCAAGGCAAGgttcaccgtaccgtaccgtaccggcgtttcgacccggactcggtaccggtacggtacggtatatcgctcggtacactcacgtgtaccgagctgtacactgctacagtgttactgtacactgctacagtgtactgTACACTGCTGcagtgtcggtacggtacggagcggtccgcgtatcgctggcctgtcggaccggtacgtaccgcccgtaccgggcggtacaatcggtacggcaaaccttgttcCAAAGTATATTGGGCTACAAAGTAGCTCCGAATAAAACCTTAATGGTTAACTATTAGGTAGCAGCACTGTCTAAATTGTTTCAGTAGAAGGGAATTATCTTTGACATCATTCAGAgagaaaattaatattaaaataaggcAGTATACAATCAATTCAAACTAACAATACAAGAAAAGATGTTTAGCAAAGCAAGATATTATTGAAACATATAGCTTATTCAGCAATTTCTTTCCACGCTAATACAAAAACTGTGGTCATATGCTACACGTGCATAAAGCAGTTTGCAGCTTTTTATTTCTTATGTATCTCTTTTGTTGACTAATTAGTAAGTAAGATCTAAATTCATAGTGATTGCCCATGCCAGTTTTGGTGACCCACACTAGAGAAGCGTACACCCAAAAAATAACAATAACTGTATGAATAATATTCTTTTCCTGCTCAGATGTGCAGTACAGGGATAAAGGTTCATTTCCTTCATATAGAAATGTCATGGCAGTCTTCTATTAAAATTTTAGATCAACATGAAGCCAACCAACAGGACCCATATCTCGAGTGACATCAAGTTTTTGTGACTCAGGGCAACACAATGCCAATCTCCGACCCTGCGCTGCTACCAATGAACTAATTAGTGTTGCTCAGCCAATTATCCTATACCTTCCAGGGAAAAAAAAACAAGTCTTGAATGGAATTAGGAAAAActactatttttttcttttagactTCTCCAATAGGGTCACCAAGAGATAGATGATCCTTATAAAAACAACATTAATATTTCCAACATTAGAGCAGGAATAGCAAAACCTTTTACAGCCCTGATCACTACATGCTTTGGAATTAAAGGTTGAATTTGTTTCTGGAGTAGAACGTTCATCTTTCCAGTAGATCCAACCAAGAACTTCATTACGGTTGTTAGAGAGTCTCTGACCAACACTGCTTATCAACGATACAGGCTCTACGGGCCGACAAGCTAAAGATAAGCAGACACCAAGATCAACTAACAGACATCCGAAGCTCAAAATCTTTTAAAACCTGAAAGCGCTAATAGTCAATTTTCTTAACTAAAAATATAAACCCTTTTATTTTTCCAAATTTCCCAATTACCGGCCCAAATTAAACAATAACCTCACCAATGCTGCGGACAAACACAACATCTACCAAACCATTTTCAATTAGGGAGACAAACCCACCTGTAAAGCGGATCAGCGTCGCCCTCGCTGGCATCAATAGCTCCAAAGATCCATCCAATTGAAACAATCACCAGAAGCCAACAGCGATCCATTTCCCAGCTCGAACCGGCACGCGATTCAACTGAATGATCGTTACACGAGGAGCAAGAACACCATGATCGGACGAAAAAGAACTCCCATCGAAGATCTTGTCTCCGGAGAACTGCTCGAAGGAGGAAGCGGAGAGACTCAGGAGGAACCAAGAGGCTTCGAATGGCTGTCCTCCCCACCACCTCCTCTTATCACTCTTTATCGTCCGTCGACGCACACTACGCTGCGGCGAACTCAGGAGGGTGACGTGTGCATTCCGTTGTGGGCCTTTCCGTTAGTGATTGCCAAAGTGGTAGCGGAGAGGCTCGTGGGTCGACTTTGTTAGTACCGAATTATTATAATCCGGCGCAAAACCACGAGCGAACGCGTGGGGAGTACCGTCTTCGTCTACGTCCCCTACCCTGCTTGCCAACATCGCGTCCCTACCAGCTTAGTTAATGGAGGAGCCACTGGGGCCCGGTGGCAACAGAAATGTTGAAGACGACGCGACGTTAAAGGGCATTGGCCCATGGATTTGTGCATTAATTACCAAGTGAACCACCCCGGATCTCCGGGGCTAAGCGCAGTGGGCCTGTCCAAAATAGTCATAATGCCCAGAAGCCACACCACGGGGACCGGCTCGCGGGGCCATAGGATTGTCCTATTGGGTCCCACTATAAGAATCGGATTCCATGTCTGAACCGGACAAGTtgtgcaattatatatatatatatatatatatatatatatatatattcgaaaatAATAGTCGATGCATAAATAATGATTCGGATTTTTTGGGGTTAATATGACTGTTGACATGATCCATATAGCATCACTATTGgtgccaatttttttttttctcttttagtcaTTTTCGTATATCTATATCAAATTAATTGGGCATGTCATCACTTGTTTTCGTGGCAACTTAAAAACATGGAGTCACATGCAAAATACATGCTCACGCGAATCGATACAGTGTGAGGTGAAAGTTACGATGCATGTCTGAGACATCTTAATTTAATGCTCAGCAATGTTAAGGCTTCCTATCAATCTTATCGATGTAATTGCTATGGAATAGTGCCAAACAAAAGGTGAGTATTTTCCATTAATATGCATCATATTAAGTCGAATAGAGTTAAAAATTATTGTAgctattttttttctcaattgaTTACTAGCGCAATGATATTTGAAGCTGCAAATCATATcactatattttaaatattaatattttttgtaaggattttttaatttaagttttaaTTAGAGTAATTTGTTgataaaaatcataaattttgaGATTGATAGTgtttaattttgaaaaaaaatattatgagcgACAAAGATATCATCTAGTTTAActgataaaaatatgataaataaaaataataataatactattatCATAATGACATAACATATATGTGATGAAACTTATATTTAAGAAGGAGAAAGATGAAATCTTTTATTTTAGAGTGCTATGAATATCCATcttgaaataaaataatataaaaaatatttctttaaatcAAACGAATAATTCAAATTATATTGGATGGAGTTGTTGTGGCTTTCATAAGATGCATAATCGATCGTAAAATCACTATTTATATAtgtttaagaaataaaaatataccAAGAGACGATATTACTGATAACTAGAAAAAGAGCGTGTGAAGGTAACGATAGTTGATAGAGACAAAGAATAATTTTATCAAGAGAAatacttttgagaaaaaaaaaagtttaagggATGCCTTTTGGCAAAAAACCAACATtagtttttttaagaaaaaaaaaatatattttgttgatatagaaaataaaagaaagagttttcttaattaaatAAGTTTATTTTACTttgattattattaattaaactcAAGTGGAAACAAAACTATGGCGGTGCTATAACACGTGCCGTGGATACTGTCGCCCGACCCCACCGCAGCGACCAATAGTGGTTGATGTATTACTGCACGGGGACGGCACATCAAGAATATTACCCGTACCCGTTCCAGCTCCTCGTATCCGAGCGAGCGTGCCGCAATTGGACAGCAGAAGTGGACCCCAAGTCCCCGGTTGCGGGTCCCGGAGGGGAGACGAGGCGTCGTCCGAGATCAACGTCGTGTGTTTGTGATACTAATTTAGTCTTTATTTAGggcttttttttcctctttagaTGCGATCGGTCGGTATAGTGCCGCTTTCGCTTTTTAGTTCTTAATGGGACATTATTCTTACCGAACCCGGACGCAAATAAACTTTGGCGAAGCGCTTTTTAGTTCCTTCATCCTTTTTTACGGCCTTTGCCAGCCCTTTCGCCTACTCTCCGCTTCTCTCTGCTCCGCTGTCTTGCCGATCGCAGGCCGCCGCGAGCGTGGGGAACGCCTTCTTCCGGCAGCGGACCAAACAAAGATTTTGCGTCGTAATATCTCTTCTCTCGTCTGTGTTTCGAAGTATTGGTCTTCTTCGTCTTCGCCTACGCCTAATACTGAAAAAGATTAGAAGGATTTGTTTTTTCCGACACTTTCATGGTCACGGTCTTTTTCGTTCGAAAAGGTTTGTTCCTTGACCGTAGAAAGATTCTACGGTGAGATTACTCGTATCAACCTTGATCGTCGTTGTCCAGTAATCTTTGACGGCATGGCTCGTGATTTTTTCTGATGGAGACCCGGTGCTCTTGCTTTAGCATCTTACTGAAATCattcttttttgctttttaatgCATAAGAAAGAGCCGACAAAAATGGTTTAATCTGTTTAACATTTTTTTGTCTTAGTGTGTATGAAAGAGACAGCGATAGATTCATCGTTATCGGTGATATCTTCCATGTGGAAGTTAATTTGATCAATGACCATTGATAACATCAGACACAAGGTGCGCGGAATGATTGTCTGAAAGTATTTTTATGTGTGTTTGATGACTTTTATGATATTACAAATTTTAATTGTGAATTCTTGAAAATAATCACTGAGCTTCACCATTGTCAGGTTCATAAATGAGTAGCCGTATAACTGCTTCGTGTCTCTTGTTTATCACAACTGGGTTCTTATTTTTGATCGTTTATTAAATTTACATGGATTTCTTATTTAACctactatatatttttatttagaatGTCTTCTTTGCTTAGGCTTGAAAGGTGTTCATTGATCTTGTAGAATTTGTATCGATTATTTGGTACTTCAAATTTTCTGTTAACATTTTCATTCAGACTCAAAGAGAGGAaaattcatcaattttttgttttctctAAACAAGTATGCCTTTTGGTGGCTTACTCTATATATTTTGTGTGCTCAAATCTCCTCGTGCTAGCAACTCCAACTGATCTATTTATTGGTTGCTGATAGTTGAACTTCCAGCATGGATGTGGACCTGATTATGGAGCAGGCAATTCCTTCAGGACGTTTAAGTGGCATTATCTTTGACTTGATGACTGATGCTGATATAGTAAGTCTTTTAATGCTCAATTCAAGATACCAGTAATGCATTGGGTTATTTGCATTTATTTAGCCTTTTTCCATCCAACTTGTAGTTCGTTGCTTATTGTGCTGCAATAATTTATGGCAAACAACAAAATTGTCAATTTATCTAGGAGTTATATGAGAATTATCCTCGCTCCCACATTTTGTGTTTGTTGTGTCTCTCCATCATTGTTTCAGATGATTTTGGTCTCTTTTGAATCGAACCTTCAGATTATTCCTTTTGTAGATGCTTCAGAATTTAAGCAGATATAACAAACACTGACCTTAAACCACATTATAAATGCCTATAATTCTGTAGgtcatttacatatatatacaaattgtTCTATTCAACTTATAATTTTATGCTTATTCTTGCTGCAATATTCTGGAGCAAACATTATATTTGCTGACTATTTAGGAGTAACAGGAAAATTATCTCACTCTCCTATGCTTTCTGTGTTTGTCATCTCTCTTTATCCTTAGTCCAATTTCTTGGTTCTTTGCTGAAAGAATTCCAGATGTTTCTTTGATGCTTCAGGAGGACCTAATTAGATAAAATGAACAATAACCATCACATTATTGTATATCATAATGCATTGGTTTATTTGTGTGTCTATAATTTTTGTTCAATTTAGCTTGTAGTCAGATGCTTACTGTTGCACAAGGTCTTAAATTGAATGACAGTGTTATTGATTTATATATGAGTGAGAATTTTCCTTGCTCTCTTGTACTTACCATCTTCGATTTATCTcttcataatatttaattatttataattggtTTTGTTTTCAGTTACCATCTTCGATTTATAATtctttgcaatttttttttctgatgcTTTAGAAATTAAGTAGATAATTGaacattaaccttctttttatttACTTGTGATTTTCTTGATGTCTCATATATACCTCTGTCATCATGGTACTCAGCAAATTATAAAAAAACCTTGATTACATTTAGCTTCACCAAAACTTTAGCCAATTTTATCCCTAATTTCTTCCTCAGTTTACATGGTTAAGATTTTATTTGCACTATGCTGCCTGCTTATCCTGTTTAGTTGTCCTTTACTCTTTCTGTAGTTTTTTTCCCTCCACTTGTATTTTCATGGCTCTCCTCACACATATAAACCTCTCACATTATTTTTTAGTAAGATAAATTTGTGGAGAGGGTAAACAACTTCTGCAATTGCTGCATTTTCATGGAGTGCTGTTGTAGCTCTGCAATGCCACAGCCACAATTGCGCAAGTGAAAGGGTTCATATAGTGAGACACTTGTTCCTGCTTCGTCCATGGTTTTTGGTGTTCTCAGATTGTTTTCGCGTTAGCAACATGTACAGGACATGCAATATCCTGTGCAGTCTCTTTCGCAGCCCCATTTTGCTTGGTTTTGCAGCATATTTGCTTGAGCTTTCTCGTTTGTAAGTCTCGGTAATGGACTAGGCTGGGCGGTCATTGTATGGAGTGGAAAATGGTCGAATCAACGCTTTTTTTCTATGTCAATGCTATGATTTTGGTTGATGGCCCAACGGTGTCAGTGTGAAACTTtggccatctcaacaccctagagTACTTTAAGTACACCCAGGTCCGAGTGATGGTGTAATACCTTTATTGAGTCTTGTTTTGTTCAGTGATCATTTGGCTTGTACCTGCCTTCAAACCTTTTGTGTGCGACAAATCGAACTCGTTTGCAAGAGCTTTTTATTCCTAATAAAATGTAGTTGCTTTTGTTTTTCTGTGATCCTGGTTTTTTTACATTTTTGCAGGCGGTGATAACACATGACTCATGCATTCGTCTTTTTTTCTCGGATCTTAGTGGTATTTTGGTATATTAACTCTGCAAAGAGCTAGGAAAAAGAAACTGATTTCTAGACTATGGTAAACTAATCAATTGTATAATAGTGATCAAttctctgtttctctctctctctctctctatatatatatatatatatgtatatatatatatatatgtatatgtatatatatatgtgtatgtatatatatgtatatatatatatatacatacatatatatacatatatatatatatacatatatacatatatatatatacatatatatatatatacatatatacatatatatatatacatatatatatatatacatatatacatatatatatatatacgtatatatatatatacgtatatatatatatatacatatatatatatatatatacatatatatatatatatatacatatatatatatatatatatacatatatatatatatacatatatatatatatacatacatatatatatatatacatatatatacatacatatatacatatatatacatacatatatacatatatatacatacatatatacatatatatacatacatatatacatatatatacatacatatatacatatatatacatacatatatacatatatatacatacatatatacatatatatacatacatatatacatatatatacatacatatatacatatatatacatacatatatacatatatatatatacatatatatatgtatatatacatacatatatttactggtttatttttcttttcccctGTGGTGGATGATTCAGAACGAGATAAACAGCCTTTTACATATTTTTACTC comes from the Musa acuminata AAA Group cultivar baxijiao chromosome BXJ2-8, Cavendish_Baxijiao_AAA, whole genome shotgun sequence genome and includes:
- the LOC135619087 gene encoding uncharacterized protein LOC135619087 encodes the protein MDRCWLLVIVSIGWIFGAIDASEGDADPLYRECIEQCEKKGSVGASSIQHCQFLSDGVLVDSPWYMQEPLYVQWKQWNCRSDCQYFCMMQQEKEREALGLKPVKYHGKWPFKRSSVLQEPVSAILSALTLVVQFNGWLSFFLLAYYKLPLRPHSGKTYYEFTCLWHIYGLLSMNAWFWGAIFHTRGFDLTEKLDYSSSVALLGFSLILAVLRTFNVKNEASRVMVAAPLLAFLTTHILYLNFYELDYGLNVKVCITMGIAQVLFWAVWAGITHHPSRFKIWAVVVGGAMAILLELYDFPPYKGYVDSHALWHATNIPLAYLWWSFVYEDAKFRTSTITKKSR